A DNA window from Aureibaculum sp. 2308TA14-22 contains the following coding sequences:
- the wecB gene encoding non-hydrolyzing UDP-N-acetylglucosamine 2-epimerase: MQKIVTILGARPQFVKAAVLSRIIANHKELEEVIVHTGQHFDSNMSAVFFEEMEIPKPKYNLNINGMGHGAMTGQMLEKIEKVLLDEKPALIVVYGDTNSTIAGALAAKKLGIKVVHVEAGLRSFNMSMPEEINRILTDRISDLLLCPTQTAVDNLNKEGFTSIDCKIVNSGDIMKDAVEFYSKTLEEKSNIIHSLSLQRDNFILATIHRQENTDDVKKLKSIFEGLERINVDCNVVLPLHPRTKNILQKYNLSYNITMINPVGYFDMLALLNNCKMVLTDSGGLQKEAYFNKKHCIIAREETEWIELTENGFAKIVGSHAKKMLTAFEGFKLKKSDFSKNLYGDNVGEKMYKEIMNLIN; the protein is encoded by the coding sequence ATGCAAAAAATAGTAACCATACTTGGAGCGAGACCACAATTTGTTAAGGCAGCTGTATTGAGCAGAATTATTGCAAATCATAAAGAACTTGAAGAAGTAATTGTACATACGGGTCAGCACTTTGATAGTAATATGAGTGCTGTTTTTTTTGAAGAGATGGAAATACCCAAGCCCAAATACAATCTAAATATCAATGGGATGGGCCACGGGGCTATGACCGGGCAGATGCTCGAAAAAATTGAAAAAGTGTTGTTGGATGAAAAACCCGCGTTAATTGTGGTTTACGGTGATACCAATTCCACAATAGCGGGTGCATTGGCAGCAAAAAAACTGGGAATTAAAGTAGTACATGTTGAGGCCGGGTTACGATCATTTAATATGAGCATGCCCGAAGAAATCAATCGGATTTTAACCGATAGAATTTCCGATTTGTTATTATGCCCCACCCAAACAGCAGTTGACAATTTAAATAAGGAGGGTTTTACAAGTATTGATTGTAAAATTGTGAACTCGGGCGATATTATGAAAGATGCCGTTGAATTTTATAGTAAAACATTAGAGGAAAAATCGAATATTATACATTCATTATCCTTACAAAGAGATAATTTCATTTTGGCAACCATACATCGACAAGAAAATACTGATGATGTTAAAAAGTTAAAATCTATTTTTGAAGGTTTAGAAAGAATTAATGTGGATTGTAATGTTGTTTTGCCGTTGCATCCAAGAACAAAGAATATTTTACAAAAATATAATTTATCATATAATATTACTATGATTAATCCTGTTGGGTATTTTGATATGTTAGCCCTGTTAAACAATTGTAAAATGGTGTTAACCGATAGCGGAGGACTACAAAAAGAAGCCTATTTTAATAAAAAACATTGTATCATTGCAAGAGAAGAAACCGAATGGATTGAGTTGACCGAAAACGGATTCGCTAAAATTGTTGGAAGTCATGCCAAAAAAATGTTAACCGCTTTTGAGGGGTTTAAATTAAAAAAATCTGATTTTTCCAAAAACTTGTACGGAGACAATGTTGGTGAAAAAATGTATAAGGAAATAATGAATTTAATAAATTAA
- a CDS encoding glycosyltransferase, translating into MKVLIITYYWPPAGGSGVQRWLKFVKYLTEFGIEPIVYTVDNANYAIEDYTLQHEIPVSVDALKQPIKEPNTILSFFGNKNKKTSAGFLTDNPSFFGKVLQYVRANYFIPDARKYWIKPSLNYLTDYLKDNPVDVIITTGPPHSLHLIGLQLKKSLSLKWIADFRDPWTDIDYFHKLPLTQKSIKKHNQLEEEVVSTADCVLVVGNTMKHNFLKYNKNIEVITNGYDGELNTSEVELDNKFSLVHVGMVNVDRNPKVLFTVLSELINENESFAKDFQLTLVGKLANEVVASIENNNLKSNTKIIDYLPHNEVVDFHNKAQVLLLLVNNVPSAKGIITGKIFEYLQAKRPIFAIGPKDGDLADIINQTSSGAVVDFNDAMNMKKTILNLYSNFKDKSLYSRTKNIEKYHRKNLTKSLVKILNQLD; encoded by the coding sequence TTGAAAGTCCTAATCATTACATATTATTGGCCACCAGCTGGTGGTTCGGGCGTTCAACGTTGGTTAAAGTTTGTAAAATACTTAACCGAATTTGGTATTGAACCTATTGTCTATACCGTTGATAATGCTAATTACGCCATTGAAGATTATACTTTACAACATGAAATTCCAGTTTCTGTTGATGCCCTAAAGCAGCCTATCAAAGAACCCAATACCATTTTAAGTTTTTTTGGCAATAAGAACAAAAAAACAAGTGCAGGATTTTTAACTGATAACCCCTCTTTTTTTGGTAAAGTATTGCAATATGTTAGGGCAAATTATTTTATACCAGATGCTCGTAAATATTGGATAAAACCGTCTTTGAATTATTTAACCGACTATCTTAAAGACAACCCCGTTGATGTAATTATCACCACTGGTCCACCTCATAGTTTACATTTAATAGGTTTACAATTAAAAAAGAGTTTAAGCTTAAAATGGATTGCTGATTTTAGAGATCCATGGACGGACATCGATTATTTTCATAAATTACCTTTAACCCAAAAGAGTATTAAAAAACATAATCAATTGGAAGAAGAAGTTGTTAGTACAGCTGATTGTGTTTTGGTAGTGGGTAATACCATGAAACATAATTTCTTAAAGTATAATAAAAACATTGAGGTAATTACGAATGGTTATGATGGAGAACTGAATACTTCTGAAGTTGAGCTGGATAATAAATTCAGTTTGGTTCATGTGGGTATGGTAAATGTCGATAGGAATCCGAAAGTTTTATTTACTGTATTATCTGAATTAATCAATGAAAATGAATCTTTTGCAAAAGACTTTCAACTTACTCTTGTCGGTAAGTTGGCAAATGAAGTTGTAGCAAGTATAGAAAATAACAATTTAAAATCTAATACCAAAATAATAGATTATTTACCACATAATGAAGTTGTTGATTTTCATAACAAAGCTCAAGTATTATTATTGCTAGTAAACAATGTGCCAAGTGCTAAAGGAATTATTACAGGTAAGATATTTGAGTACCTACAAGCTAAACGTCCTATTTTTGCAATTGGTCCAAAAGATGGAGATTTAGCAGATATAATAAACCAAACAAGTTCAGGAGCGGTAGTTGATTTTAATGATGCAATGAATATGAAAAAAACTATACTCAATTTGTATTCAAATTTTAAGGATAAGTCGCTATATTCTAGAACGAAGAATATTGAAAAATACCATCGCAAAAATTTAACGAAAAGTTTAGTAAAAATTTTAAATCAATTGGATTAA
- a CDS encoding glycosyltransferase family 4 protein, which yields MILDKTFPPDPRVENEATSLVKNGFEVFLFCLKYKDDNRPDSETVNGFYVKRYISNKLTYKLSALAYTFPFYSNMLSKKISHFLQDNNIEAIHIHDMRVAGAVFKANKGLNLPVVLDLHDNMPEIMKHYPHVKKFPGNILISSKKWKKKEEEFIQRADKVITVSNDFKEEILSRTKINNNKIAVVPNTVNQSFYQDFIKDESIISKYKNDFVILYLGDTGIRRGLLTAIEAIPDIKTTISNIKLVIVGSSSADEILKQKVTELGVNQYVDFQGWQDVSLFPSYILSSSIGISPLYRNVQHDVAYPNKIFQYMSFAKPVLVSNAIAQKNIVEKTKSGLVHVEKDTDDFKTKVLELYNDKPLCDNFGRNGKKFIDDEFCWEKTSNSLIQIYQNLEN from the coding sequence ATGATACTCGACAAAACTTTTCCACCCGATCCCCGGGTTGAAAACGAGGCAACTTCCTTAGTAAAAAATGGTTTCGAAGTATTTTTATTTTGCCTGAAGTATAAAGATGATAACCGACCAGATAGTGAAACCGTAAATGGTTTTTATGTAAAACGATATATTTCTAACAAGCTGACATATAAATTATCCGCTTTAGCTTATACTTTTCCCTTTTATTCCAATATGTTATCAAAAAAGATTTCCCATTTTTTGCAAGATAATAATATTGAAGCTATTCACATTCATGATATGAGAGTGGCAGGGGCAGTTTTTAAAGCAAATAAAGGCTTAAATCTACCGGTAGTGTTAGATTTACATGACAATATGCCTGAAATTATGAAGCACTATCCTCATGTTAAGAAATTCCCAGGGAATATATTGATTTCTTCAAAAAAATGGAAAAAGAAAGAGGAAGAGTTTATTCAACGTGCGGATAAAGTTATTACTGTGTCTAATGATTTTAAAGAAGAAATACTAAGCAGAACTAAAATAAATAATAATAAAATAGCAGTCGTTCCTAATACAGTAAATCAATCGTTTTATCAGGATTTTATTAAAGATGAAAGTATAATATCAAAATATAAGAATGATTTTGTAATCTTATATTTGGGAGATACGGGAATTCGGAGGGGTTTATTAACCGCAATTGAGGCTATTCCAGATATAAAAACAACGATATCGAATATTAAATTGGTAATTGTTGGATCAAGCTCTGCAGATGAAATATTAAAACAAAAAGTAACAGAACTTGGCGTAAATCAATATGTTGATTTTCAGGGATGGCAAGATGTTTCTTTATTTCCATCCTATATTTTAAGTTCTTCTATTGGTATTTCCCCTTTGTATAGAAATGTACAGCATGATGTGGCCTATCCCAATAAAATATTTCAATATATGAGCTTTGCCAAACCAGTTTTGGTAAGTAATGCAATTGCTCAAAAAAATATCGTTGAAAAGACCAAAAGTGGATTGGTACATGTCGAAAAAGATACAGATGATTTTAAAACAAAAGTTTTAGAATTGTATAACGATAAACCTTTGTGTGATAACTTTGGTAGAAATGGGAAAAAATTTATTGATGATGAATTTTGTTGGGAAAAAACATCAAACAGTTTGATTCAAATTTATCAAAATTTAGAAAATTGA
- a CDS encoding class I SAM-dependent methyltransferase, with protein sequence MSHHNKRYAHTLEFLQKVVPAPATILDLGTRNVFSEIMEKHGYTVINTEGEDLDILPEVVKKHNVDAVTAFEIFEHLIAPFNVLRALNSSKIVATIPLNLWFAKAYRSKTEEWDRHYHEFEDWQFDWLLQKAGWNIKETEKWTSPVKKIGFRPILRKFTPRYYAVYAEKQFK encoded by the coding sequence ATGAGTCATCATAATAAAAGATACGCACATACATTAGAATTTTTACAAAAAGTAGTCCCTGCACCAGCCACAATTCTTGATTTAGGAACAAGAAATGTTTTTAGTGAAATTATGGAAAAGCATGGATACACGGTTATAAATACAGAAGGAGAGGATTTAGATATTCTACCAGAGGTAGTTAAAAAACACAATGTTGACGCTGTTACAGCTTTTGAAATATTTGAACATCTAATTGCTCCCTTTAACGTATTAAGAGCGTTAAATTCGTCGAAAATCGTTGCAACAATTCCTCTTAATTTATGGTTTGCAAAAGCCTATAGGTCGAAGACTGAGGAATGGGACCGACATTATCACGAATTTGAAGATTGGCAATTCGATTGGTTGCTTCAAAAAGCAGGTTGGAATATAAAAGAAACTGAAAAATGGACTAGTCCGGTAAAAAAGATAGGATTTAGACCAATTCTAAGAAAATTTACCCCTCGCTATTACGCTGTTTACGCTGAAAAACAATTTAAATAA
- a CDS encoding YfhO family protein: MNNKLIPFVVAILVFVIASVAYFSPVLEGKKIFQSDIAQFRGMSKEIVDYRKENNKEPYWTNRAFGGMPAYNVSAYYPHNYIKKIDLALRFLPRPADYLFLYFLGFFVLLYVLKVEWKLAILGALAFGFSTYFISLFGAGHNAKAHAIAYMPMVLAGILLVFKRKYLSGFILTALALAFEVNASHPQMTYYLLFMILILGIVYLVDALKQKTIPHFIKSTLILAGAAILAIGVNATSLLATNEYAAHSTRSKSELTINSDGTPKEHITTGLDREYITQYSYGIAESFSLLIPRFYGGGSGENLGKDSNTYLFLKDKIGRQQAKQFSENLPTYWGEQIIIEAPFYIGAVLIFLFVLGLFLVKGNLKKWLLAATIFSLLLSWGKHFPALTNFFIDYVPLYNKFRAVSSIQVIAELAVPLLAIITLNQFLKDKDNHVDKLKHLKYALYGVGGLTLLFTLFGTSLFSFESFRDAGLEQQIPGFSEAIIEDRKSIFFKDSLRSFLLVLISSGLLWVFLKGKINKNVVIISFAVLILFDLVGVDKRYVNADDFVSKKQEEVPFTASDIDKEILKDKSYYRVANYTVNPINDGSTSYFHNSIGGYHAAKPRRYQELFEYQIAKNNVEVLNMLNTKYIIFEDNNRVKRLQQNEEANGNAWFVNDVEYVNSADEEIKALDSLNTKQKVVVNAKFRSQLKEAPFAKDSLASIKLIAYQPNVLKYESNTDRKQVAVFSDIYYKDGWNAYIDGKLTPHFRANYVLRAMVIPAGKNEIVFKFEPTIVKKGNTITLISYALLLLVPVGWFLVDTKKKNNESS, encoded by the coding sequence ATGAATAATAAACTTATCCCTTTTGTTGTCGCTATTTTAGTATTTGTTATTGCTTCTGTGGCTTATTTTTCACCTGTGTTAGAAGGGAAAAAAATTTTTCAAAGTGACATAGCCCAGTTTAGAGGTATGTCTAAAGAAATAGTTGATTATAGAAAAGAAAATAATAAAGAACCTTATTGGACAAATAGGGCTTTTGGTGGAATGCCAGCCTATAATGTTAGTGCATATTATCCACATAATTACATTAAAAAAATTGATTTAGCCTTACGATTCTTACCCAGACCAGCAGACTATTTATTCTTATACTTTCTAGGTTTTTTTGTGCTTTTATACGTACTGAAAGTGGAATGGAAGCTGGCTATTTTAGGTGCATTGGCTTTTGGGTTTTCGACCTATTTTATTAGCCTTTTTGGTGCTGGGCACAACGCTAAAGCCCATGCCATTGCTTATATGCCCATGGTTTTGGCGGGTATATTACTGGTTTTTAAAAGAAAATACCTGTCAGGATTTATATTAACTGCTCTTGCTTTAGCATTTGAAGTAAATGCCAGCCATCCCCAAATGACCTATTATTTGCTTTTCATGATATTGATTTTAGGCATTGTCTATTTAGTAGATGCACTTAAACAAAAAACCATCCCACATTTTATAAAAAGTACACTCATATTGGCTGGAGCCGCGATATTAGCAATTGGAGTTAACGCGACCAGTTTATTGGCCACAAATGAGTATGCCGCACACAGTACACGTAGTAAAAGTGAATTGACCATTAATTCTGACGGCACGCCTAAAGAACATATAACTACCGGACTGGATAGGGAGTATATTACCCAATACAGTTATGGAATTGCGGAAAGTTTTAGTCTTTTAATTCCGAGGTTTTATGGCGGTGGAAGTGGTGAAAATTTGGGTAAAGACTCTAATACCTATCTGTTTTTAAAAGATAAAATAGGGAGACAACAAGCCAAACAATTTTCTGAAAATTTACCTACCTATTGGGGAGAACAAATTATAATTGAAGCTCCATTTTATATTGGTGCAGTATTGATTTTTTTATTTGTGCTCGGCTTGTTTCTTGTCAAAGGAAATCTAAAAAAGTGGTTATTGGCGGCTACTATTTTTTCGTTGTTGTTGAGTTGGGGTAAACATTTTCCGGCATTGACTAACTTTTTTATAGACTATGTGCCACTGTATAATAAATTTAGGGCAGTATCATCAATACAAGTAATTGCTGAATTAGCAGTTCCATTATTGGCTATTATCACCTTAAATCAATTTTTAAAAGATAAGGATAACCATGTCGATAAGTTAAAACATTTAAAATATGCTCTGTACGGAGTAGGAGGCCTCACTTTGTTATTTACATTGTTTGGAACAAGTTTATTTAGTTTTGAAAGTTTTAGAGATGCGGGTTTAGAACAGCAAATTCCTGGGTTTTCGGAAGCGATAATTGAAGACCGAAAGTCAATTTTTTTTAAAGATAGTTTACGTTCTTTTTTATTAGTTTTAATTTCAAGTGGACTTTTATGGGTGTTTTTAAAAGGGAAAATCAATAAGAATGTAGTAATTATTTCCTTTGCTGTTTTGATTTTGTTTGATTTGGTTGGTGTGGATAAACGCTATGTAAATGCTGATGATTTTGTGTCCAAAAAACAAGAAGAAGTCCCATTTACGGCCTCTGATATTGATAAAGAAATTCTTAAGGATAAATCTTATTACAGAGTTGCCAATTATACCGTAAACCCTATAAATGATGGTAGTACTTCTTATTTTCATAATTCAATTGGTGGCTATCATGCTGCAAAACCGAGGCGTTATCAAGAATTATTTGAATATCAGATTGCCAAAAATAATGTTGAAGTATTAAATATGTTAAATACTAAATACATCATTTTTGAAGATAACAATCGTGTCAAAAGATTACAGCAAAACGAAGAAGCTAATGGTAACGCCTGGTTTGTAAATGATGTTGAATATGTGAATTCGGCTGATGAAGAAATTAAGGCGTTAGATAGTTTAAATACCAAACAAAAAGTTGTTGTTAATGCTAAATTTAGAAGTCAGCTAAAAGAAGCTCCTTTTGCTAAAGATAGCTTAGCTTCTATAAAATTAATAGCGTATCAGCCCAATGTCTTAAAATATGAAAGTAATACCGATAGAAAACAAGTAGCTGTTTTCTCAGACATCTATTATAAAGATGGCTGGAATGCATATATTGATGGTAAGTTAACGCCACACTTTAGAGCAAATTATGTGTTGAGAGCTATGGTAATACCAGCGGGAAAAAATGAAATTGTTTTTAAATTTGAACCAACTATTGTAAAAAAGGGAAATACTATTACTTTGATTTCTTATGCTCTATTGTTATTAGTCCCTGTAGGATGGTTTTTAGTTGATACAAAGAAAAAGAATAATGAGTCATCATAA
- a CDS encoding DUF4834 family protein, which yields MQEAGIMNFIRTILIILAIYYALKIIGRYVFPIFMNKMMQNVEKKFNEQQGRTASQNQNVKEGETVIDKTPNANSKSNSDVGEYVDYEDVE from the coding sequence ATGCAAGAAGCTGGTATTATGAATTTTATAAGAACAATACTCATTATTTTGGCTATTTATTATGCTCTCAAAATTATAGGCAGGTATGTTTTTCCTATTTTTATGAATAAAATGATGCAAAATGTAGAGAAAAAGTTTAATGAACAACAGGGAAGAACTGCATCTCAAAACCAAAATGTAAAGGAAGGTGAGACGGTAATAGATAAAACTCCAAATGCCAATTCGAAAAGCAATAGCGATGTGGGAGAATATGTTGATTATGAAGATGTTGAATAA
- a CDS encoding transporter has translation MRKFILFLFLSLCFQISFAQYTEVINSKRPGFSDSPYSVGTGVYQVEAGFFYKNIGNYLYYDQTLEETFNYNSKAYGTDVMLRTSQFFERLEINLDLSFGHESRNFTQPNVYSESALGLSKFTVGAKYLVYSPTYTDKSKEIRSWKKRNSYDWKRLIPAVGVYAGLNTNLLSKLHKNSGGLSPRFALFTQNDLSNKFVLITNFIMDKTFTDEAENSYIITTTYSLTEKVSVFAENQGFLRKNVPNDFQYGIGGAYLLTKNMQVDAAFRYIKDERGDDTYFFGAGVAWRLDRHIDKFNTLDSEGKVTKNKKEGGFFSRLFNKKDKKQRKVKKVKAKKKKVKKLKPKQTKAQKRLEKEAKKKAKEEKKQEKKDAKNYNKNYDPDNN, from the coding sequence ATGAGAAAATTCATCTTGTTTTTATTCTTAAGTTTATGCTTCCAAATAAGTTTTGCACAATATACTGAGGTAATAAATTCTAAACGACCAGGTTTTTCCGATAGCCCATATAGTGTAGGAACAGGAGTTTATCAAGTCGAGGCAGGATTTTTCTATAAAAACATTGGTAATTATTTATATTACGATCAAACTCTAGAAGAAACATTTAATTACAATAGCAAGGCATACGGAACAGACGTTATGCTAAGGACTAGTCAATTTTTTGAAAGATTAGAAATTAATCTGGATTTGTCTTTTGGTCATGAAAGTAGGAATTTCACACAGCCAAACGTTTATAGCGAATCTGCTCTAGGATTGAGTAAGTTTACTGTTGGAGCAAAATATCTAGTATATTCCCCCACATATACAGATAAATCAAAAGAAATACGTAGTTGGAAAAAAAGAAATAGTTATGACTGGAAAAGATTGATTCCTGCTGTAGGGGTTTACGCTGGTTTAAATACTAATCTTTTAAGTAAGTTACATAAAAACTCAGGTGGATTAAGCCCTAGATTTGCCTTATTTACACAAAACGATTTATCCAATAAATTTGTATTGATAACAAATTTTATAATGGATAAAACCTTCACAGATGAAGCGGAAAATTCCTATATTATTACTACAACATACTCATTAACAGAAAAAGTTTCTGTTTTTGCCGAAAACCAAGGCTTTTTAAGAAAAAATGTTCCTAATGATTTTCAGTATGGAATTGGAGGTGCCTATTTGTTAACTAAAAACATGCAAGTTGATGCTGCTTTTCGTTACATAAAAGATGAACGCGGAGATGATACCTATTTTTTTGGTGCTGGAGTTGCTTGGCGATTGGATAGGCATATAGACAAGTTTAATACGTTAGATTCTGAAGGTAAGGTTACGAAAAATAAAAAAGAAGGTGGTTTCTTTTCGAGGCTATTTAACAAGAAGGATAAAAAGCAACGCAAGGTTAAAAAAGTGAAGGCTAAAAAGAAAAAGGTAAAAAAGTTGAAGCCTAAACAAACTAAAGCTCAAAAACGTTTAGAAAAAGAGGCTAAAAAGAAAGCAAAAGAGGAGAAAAAACAGGAGAAAAAAGACGCTAAGAACTACAATAAAAATTATGACCCTGACAATAATTAA
- a CDS encoding GTP cyclohydrolase: MITIKKITSKSDLKKFVKFPFTIFKDNPYWIPPIIKDELEGFDKSKNPALDNAEAHFFLAYKNNTIVGRIAAIINFVEVNQQGLKKMRFGWFDVIDDIDVTEALLNKVNEIGKQHNLEYIEGPLGFSNLDKVGVLSEGFDQLGNMITWYSQPHYKVHFEQLGYFKEKEFIESIFSFNNVKNPEVFQKAQALIKRRYGLKAITFTKTKQIMPYVDEMFDLFNATYAKLPTFVPISEKQKAYFKKKYISFINPEYIKFVADKEGEIIAFSIVMPSFAKALQKAKGKLFPFGLFHLLNARKNSKEVLFYLIGIRPDYQNKGVTAIIFDEYYKVFKEKGIEDCIRSSELEENHAIHQLWKNFDPVINKRRRTYRKEIKN; this comes from the coding sequence ATGATAACCATAAAAAAAATTACTTCAAAAAGTGATTTAAAGAAATTCGTCAAGTTTCCATTTACTATTTTTAAAGACAATCCGTATTGGATACCTCCTATTATAAAGGACGAATTAGAAGGTTTTGATAAATCAAAAAACCCTGCTTTAGATAATGCCGAGGCTCACTTTTTTTTAGCTTATAAAAACAACACCATAGTTGGTAGAATTGCGGCTATTATAAATTTTGTTGAGGTTAACCAACAAGGATTAAAAAAAATGAGATTTGGTTGGTTTGATGTTATTGATGATATTGATGTAACTGAAGCTCTCTTAAATAAAGTAAACGAAATAGGCAAACAACACAATTTAGAATATATTGAAGGTCCATTGGGCTTTTCGAATTTGGATAAAGTTGGTGTTTTAAGCGAAGGGTTTGACCAATTGGGAAATATGATTACTTGGTACAGCCAACCTCATTACAAAGTCCATTTTGAGCAATTAGGCTATTTTAAAGAAAAAGAATTTATTGAAAGTATTTTTTCGTTTAATAATGTGAAAAATCCTGAAGTTTTTCAAAAAGCACAAGCCTTAATTAAAAGAAGATATGGATTAAAAGCTATCACTTTTACTAAGACCAAGCAGATTATGCCTTATGTTGATGAAATGTTTGACCTTTTTAATGCGACCTACGCTAAGCTACCTACTTTTGTTCCAATTTCTGAAAAACAAAAGGCTTACTTTAAGAAAAAATACATAAGCTTTATAAATCCTGAATACATAAAATTTGTTGCAGACAAAGAAGGTGAAATAATTGCTTTTTCTATTGTCATGCCAAGCTTCGCAAAAGCATTACAAAAAGCCAAAGGCAAACTATTTCCATTTGGATTATTCCATCTTTTAAATGCTAGAAAAAACAGCAAAGAAGTTCTATTTTATCTTATTGGTATACGTCCAGATTATCAAAATAAAGGAGTAACTGCTATTATTTTTGATGAATATTATAAAGTTTTTAAAGAAAAAGGTATAGAAGATTGTATTAGATCATCAGAATTAGAAGAAAACCACGCTATACATCAATTATGGAAAAATTTTGACCCAGTCATAAATAAGAGGAGAAGAACGTACAGAAAGGAAATTAAAAATTAG
- a CDS encoding 16S rRNA (uracil(1498)-N(3))-methyltransferase, whose product MQLFYTSKITKDSNTFTFDKTESRHIVKVLRKKPNDQLFITNGKGELFTSEISIANDKNCTVKIINVETREKSWNYYLHVAIAPTKNIDRFEWFLEKATEIGIDEITPILCDHSERKIIKMDRLTRILESAMKQSLKFQLPKLNSLTSFSDLIMHNNSENLFIAHCEDSDKKTLKQLLKPQQNATILIGPEGDFSNAEIETAIDKNFKPISLGKSRLRTETAGIVSLQTVSVINQ is encoded by the coding sequence ATGCAACTTTTTTACACATCTAAAATAACCAAAGACTCCAATACTTTTACTTTTGATAAAACAGAGAGTAGGCACATTGTTAAGGTACTTCGTAAAAAACCAAATGACCAACTTTTTATAACTAACGGAAAAGGCGAATTATTTACTTCTGAAATTAGTATAGCTAATGATAAAAATTGTACTGTTAAAATTATCAATGTTGAAACTAGAGAAAAATCTTGGAATTACTATTTACATGTTGCCATAGCTCCCACTAAGAATATTGATAGGTTTGAATGGTTTTTAGAAAAAGCAACAGAAATTGGCATTGATGAAATAACTCCAATACTTTGCGACCACTCTGAAAGAAAAATAATTAAAATGGATCGGTTGACTAGAATTTTAGAGTCTGCAATGAAACAATCACTTAAGTTTCAGTTACCAAAATTGAATAGCTTGACTTCCTTTTCTGACCTTATTATGCATAATAATAGCGAAAATTTATTTATAGCTCACTGTGAAGATTCCGATAAAAAAACACTGAAACAACTATTAAAACCTCAACAAAATGCAACCATTTTAATTGGACCAGAAGGCGATTTTTCAAACGCTGAAATTGAAACCGCTATAGATAAAAACTTTAAGCCAATTTCGTTAGGTAAAAGTAGACTACGCACAGAAACTGCTGGGATTGTTAGTTTACAAACGGTTTCAGTAATTAATCAATAA
- a CDS encoding YceI family protein, producing MKNQILKVVTILFIGLAMVACKDAKNKTEASEAEEVAKTTAKTVSYAADVDGSTLAWKGSKLTGTHNGTIKISEGNFSVEGGKLVGGNFIIDMNSIVVLDLEDPEKNGKLTGHLKSGDFFDVENHANGAFAITGVEEKDGKTVVKGNLTVKSIKKNIEFPAVVSVSDSGVTLKSEPFTIDRTEWGIEYRSTRITDLAKDKLIDDNIELQVEVKGAK from the coding sequence ATGAAAAATCAAATTTTAAAGGTGGTTACAATTCTTTTTATAGGATTGGCAATGGTGGCATGTAAAGATGCAAAAAACAAGACGGAAGCTAGCGAGGCTGAAGAGGTTGCAAAAACAACAGCAAAGACGGTATCTTACGCTGCTGATGTTGACGGTTCTACCTTAGCATGGAAAGGGTCTAAATTAACAGGTACACATAATGGTACTATAAAAATTTCTGAAGGTAATTTTTCTGTAGAAGGAGGTAAATTAGTTGGTGGTAATTTTATTATTGATATGAACTCTATCGTTGTTCTAGACCTAGAGGACCCTGAGAAAAATGGAAAATTAACCGGACATTTGAAAAGTGGAGACTTTTTCGATGTTGAGAACCATGCAAACGGTGCTTTTGCAATTACTGGAGTTGAAGAAAAAGATGGTAAAACTGTTGTGAAAGGTAACTTAACTGTAAAAAGTATTAAGAAAAATATTGAATTTCCTGCTGTAGTATCTGTTAGTGATAGCGGTGTTACTTTAAAAAGTGAACCATTTACAATTGATAGAACGGAATGGGGTATTGAATATAGATCAACTAGAATTACGGATTTAGCAAAAGATAAATTAATTGATGACAATATCGAACTTCAAGTTGAAGTGAAAGGAGCAAAATAA